Proteins from a genomic interval of Aureimonas sp. AU20:
- the dnaE gene encoding DNA polymerase III subunit alpha, with protein sequence MAEEKKGAPAPLRFVHLRVHSAYSLLEGALRVDQIIKFAKADGAPAIGIADTGNLFGALEFSEKAAKSGIQPIIGCQIDVEFSDVEGNPRDRSGFGSSGSLVLMAATERGYENLVELVSRSYLAHDGNMRPHVLVDWLGEHAEGVIALTGGPLGPIGTAITAGQGLVARARLEKLAGFFGDRLYVELQRHEGRGRRTEGETVALAYELGLPLVATNEPFFFCNEDFDAHDALIAVACNRLVSHEDRRRLTRDHCLKSQDDMALLFADLPEAIENTIEIARRCSYRVRTRKPILPRFAGADADATQAELAESSELRRQAQEGLEMRLAAHGPAAGQTEESYRERLEFELSVIERMKFPGYFLIVADFIKWAKAQGIPVGPGRGSGAGSLVAYSLTITDLDPLRFALLFERFLNPDRVSMPDFDIDFCQDRREEVIRYVQQKYGREQVAQIITFGSMQARAVLRDVGRVLEMSYGHVDKLCKLVPQNPANPVTLAQALEDEPRLQEERRKEEVVDRLLSIALKLEGLYRHASTHAAGIVIGDRPLSKLVPMYRDPRSDMPVTQFNMKWVEQAGLVKFDFLGLKTLTTLKTAVDLIARRGERIDLGAVPLEDKPTYDLLTRGETVGVFQVESVGMRKALIGMRPDRFEDIVALVALYRPGPMENIPVYNARKHKEEEVEIIHPKIEPILRETQGVIIYQEQVMQIAQVLSGYTLGEADLLRRAMGKKIRAEMDVQRVRFVEGCVKNGIPKAQSNTIFDLLAKFADYGFNKSHAAAYALVSYHTAYLKANYPVEFLAASMTLDMGNTDKLNDFRLDAKRLGILVVPPSVQRSHRAFEVQDGQIIYALAAIKGVGEQAVDHIVERRQDGGAFKSLEDFCARIDPKIVNKRTLEHLIAAGALDSFGLDRAKLCGNLEKLASYAALAQEGRTSGQHDMFGGSGEPEPLRLADVPGWTTTEKLLREFQSIGFYLSAHPLDEYKDAMKRLKVQSYAEVVAGVRKGQTAGRLAGTVTSRQERKTRTGGKIGIVQLSDATGQYEIVLFTETLIAFRDKLEPGASVIVTVSAEDRPEGISLRASGVQSLEAEAEKMQKALRIFLRDAKPFSLFQNQLRAGGDSDVSLILLRDDGEREVEIALPGKFRVSPQMASAIKASPGVIDVELA encoded by the coding sequence ATGGCCGAAGAGAAGAAGGGCGCTCCTGCGCCTCTACGTTTCGTTCATCTTCGCGTGCACAGCGCCTATTCGCTTCTCGAAGGCGCGCTCCGGGTCGATCAGATCATCAAATTCGCGAAGGCGGACGGCGCGCCGGCCATCGGCATCGCCGACACCGGCAATCTCTTCGGTGCGCTGGAGTTCTCCGAGAAGGCCGCGAAGTCCGGCATCCAGCCTATCATCGGTTGCCAGATCGATGTCGAGTTTAGCGATGTCGAGGGCAACCCGCGCGATCGATCCGGCTTCGGCTCATCCGGCTCGCTGGTCCTGATGGCGGCCACCGAGCGGGGCTACGAGAATCTCGTGGAACTCGTCTCGCGTTCCTATCTCGCACATGACGGCAACATGCGCCCTCATGTCCTGGTAGACTGGCTGGGGGAGCATGCCGAGGGCGTCATCGCCCTGACCGGCGGTCCGCTCGGGCCGATCGGCACGGCCATCACCGCCGGGCAGGGGCTGGTCGCTCGCGCGCGTCTGGAAAAGCTCGCCGGCTTCTTCGGCGACCGGCTCTATGTCGAGCTCCAGCGGCATGAGGGGCGGGGGCGTCGCACCGAGGGAGAGACGGTCGCGCTCGCCTACGAGCTTGGCCTGCCACTGGTCGCGACCAACGAGCCCTTCTTCTTCTGCAACGAGGATTTCGACGCGCATGACGCGCTGATTGCCGTCGCCTGCAATCGGCTGGTCAGCCACGAGGACCGCCGCCGCCTGACGCGCGACCATTGCCTGAAGTCGCAGGACGACATGGCGCTGCTCTTCGCCGACCTGCCGGAGGCGATCGAGAACACGATCGAGATCGCGCGCCGCTGCTCCTACCGCGTGCGCACCCGCAAGCCAATTCTGCCGCGCTTTGCCGGTGCCGATGCTGATGCCACCCAGGCCGAGCTGGCGGAATCATCCGAGCTGCGCCGACAGGCGCAGGAGGGGCTGGAGATGCGTCTGGCCGCTCATGGCCCGGCGGCGGGCCAGACGGAAGAGAGCTATCGCGAGCGGCTCGAATTCGAGCTTTCGGTCATCGAACGCATGAAGTTCCCCGGCTATTTCCTGATCGTGGCGGACTTCATCAAATGGGCCAAGGCGCAGGGGATTCCGGTGGGGCCCGGCCGTGGCTCGGGCGCGGGGTCGCTGGTGGCCTATTCGCTGACCATCACCGATCTCGACCCGCTTCGCTTCGCACTTCTCTTCGAGCGCTTCCTCAATCCGGACCGCGTGTCGATGCCCGACTTCGACATCGACTTCTGCCAGGACCGGCGCGAAGAGGTGATCCGCTACGTCCAGCAGAAATACGGTCGCGAGCAGGTCGCGCAGATCATCACCTTCGGGTCGATGCAAGCGCGCGCCGTGCTGCGCGACGTCGGCCGCGTGCTCGAAATGAGCTACGGCCATGTCGACAAGCTCTGCAAGCTCGTGCCCCAGAACCCAGCCAATCCGGTCACGCTCGCCCAGGCGCTGGAGGACGAGCCACGCCTACAGGAGGAGCGGCGCAAGGAGGAGGTGGTGGACCGCCTTCTCAGCATCGCCTTGAAGCTGGAAGGCCTCTATCGACACGCCTCGACCCACGCCGCCGGCATCGTGATCGGCGACCGGCCGCTGTCGAAGCTCGTGCCGATGTATCGCGATCCGCGCTCCGACATGCCGGTCACCCAGTTCAACATGAAATGGGTGGAGCAGGCGGGCCTCGTGAAATTCGATTTCCTTGGCCTCAAGACGCTGACGACGCTGAAGACCGCCGTTGACCTCATCGCGCGTCGCGGCGAGCGGATCGATCTCGGCGCAGTGCCTTTGGAGGACAAGCCGACTTACGATCTCCTGACGCGCGGCGAGACGGTCGGCGTGTTCCAGGTGGAATCGGTCGGCATGCGCAAGGCGCTGATCGGCATGAGGCCCGACCGGTTCGAGGACATCGTGGCACTGGTCGCGCTTTATCGCCCGGGCCCGATGGAGAACATCCCGGTCTACAACGCGCGCAAGCACAAGGAAGAAGAAGTCGAGATCATCCACCCGAAGATCGAGCCGATTCTTCGGGAGACGCAGGGCGTCATCATCTACCAGGAACAGGTGATGCAGATCGCGCAGGTCCTGTCCGGCTACACGCTGGGCGAGGCCGATCTGCTGCGCCGCGCCATGGGCAAGAAGATTCGCGCCGAGATGGACGTGCAGCGGGTGCGCTTCGTCGAAGGCTGCGTCAAGAACGGCATTCCGAAGGCGCAGTCCAACACGATCTTCGACCTTCTGGCCAAGTTCGCCGACTACGGCTTCAACAAGAGCCACGCCGCCGCTTATGCGCTGGTTTCGTACCATACGGCCTATCTGAAGGCGAACTACCCGGTCGAGTTCCTGGCCGCGTCCATGACGCTGGACATGGGCAACACCGACAAGCTCAACGACTTCCGATTGGACGCCAAGCGTCTTGGCATCCTCGTCGTGCCGCCCTCCGTGCAGCGGTCCCACCGGGCGTTCGAGGTGCAGGACGGGCAGATCATCTACGCGCTCGCCGCCATCAAGGGCGTCGGCGAACAGGCCGTGGACCACATCGTGGAGCGGCGGCAGGATGGAGGGGCGTTCAAGAGCCTCGAAGATTTCTGCGCCCGAATCGACCCGAAGATCGTCAACAAGCGGACGCTGGAACATCTGATCGCCGCTGGCGCGCTGGACAGTTTCGGTCTCGACCGCGCCAAGCTCTGCGGCAATCTGGAAAAGCTGGCGTCCTATGCCGCGCTGGCGCAAGAGGGCAGGACTTCTGGCCAGCACGACATGTTCGGCGGCAGCGGCGAGCCGGAGCCGCTGCGTCTGGCCGACGTGCCGGGTTGGACGACGACGGAGAAGCTTCTTCGCGAGTTCCAGTCGATCGGCTTCTATCTCTCGGCCCATCCATTGGACGAGTACAAGGATGCGATGAAGCGGCTGAAGGTCCAATCCTATGCCGAGGTCGTGGCCGGCGTGCGCAAGGGCCAGACGGCGGGCCGGCTGGCGGGAACGGTGACCTCGCGCCAGGAGCGCAAAACCCGCACGGGCGGCAAGATCGGCATCGTCCAGCTCTCGGACGCGACGGGTCAGTACGAGATCGTCCTGTTCACGGAAACTCTGATCGCCTTCCGCGACAAGCTGGAGCCGGGCGCTTCGGTCATCGTCACCGTTTCGGCGGAGGACCGGCCGGAGGGCATTTCCCTGCGTGCATCTGGCGTCCAATCCCTGGAGGCAGAGGCGGAGAAGATGCAGAAGGCGCTACGCATCTTCCTGCGCGACGCCAAGCCCTTCTCCCTGTTTCAGAACCAGCTTCGCGCCGGAGGAGACAGCGATGTGTCGCTGATCCTCCTTCGCGACGATGGCGAGCGGGAAGTGGAGATCGCGCTTCCCGGCAAGTTCCGCGTTTCGCCACAGATGGCGAGCGCCATCAAGGCTTCGCCCGGCGTGATAGACGTGGAACTGGCCTGA